One window of the Podospora pseudopauciseta strain CBS 411.78 chromosome 4, whole genome shotgun sequence genome contains the following:
- a CDS encoding hypothetical protein (EggNog:ENOG503NU6I; COG:M) — protein MGSPPHRSLYDEAFERFKKSKHERYTDPKEVAVLNEFLREYAGPEDAKEAAQQLQAATGKKYGNKKLADVEIPESWITNIMENIDNFITAGDYLTEGAPESVGLAWYAVKLTLTAIHSNYELYKFFGTALSDISEIMIIVRHYDRLYDERGKKPDWKPSPLVEKLFQDVTETYVAVLDFSFAVKRHITAGSFARLKHGLKDFFGSNKRETIAILKKKILEGSQGAFQDKTLSQLQGVSSVVADIASSIKQFETFHHKIDMITQRMDELASNTKRKSPWDFALEDYKAYQEALQPLEGCRRVLGDTIDALVAMPEGTCSWVFEEPDYETWEQSDECEMLCITGEEGTGKSYVMASIIRQFLPGQGDDDEDEEDAWNPDTAYLYVTCNPDAKEGKDQVITAETVLHTLLSQLYELALETKNASLLESCTAVFKAAKANLQNAQPHERERMSEFPQFVGGFCKLVRLLQRDVVVVVDGISKSTLEGQHQRTLLRELRSLRGQVDELVKNHILILVGCSSPTTFQNDYQHDEEFPNQLIIDVGEGNGKDLRAFLADELGNIPGLTSKEREEATVAILDKAQSKFSYLVKTAIPFMKEPFQRPLSKRLLELPGGLGDVYSKALRNLKPNYVGLLKTALTWVVLAKDNQISAREVMDDFQGTYTSPVVDVSSDNTEDDLAFEHISSLEREQLLQAVEGILKLSSVEGRFMVHAPIGELDDIEDFFCSSSGATAEADNELEAAELCAKCKTSDAMHKALKIDAREGHLQLALACLRHLNHPLFQKHAGLSSIPESKVPDFQMEALPPKHMLTEKMVLPLENSDDEEDVVDPSLFDREHFNSWEDEEDSDSSSETEPTHHLRYELLNWAYHVRKAEELFSPEERTYSSLWSQLMTELDAFSSKTDLFFAWQTSQPTSNPPEERKYTLASGSHKPLHVAAYLGLTSWAERLLEAGADVNEVCNGFTPVQVAASVGNRLDMMKLLLEKGADPNSKSKWGFNAFHYWIRNDQQLEGVQLLLQHGADARIRNEPYGWTPLHLFAREGTDPAVLAALLEHGAEIDAPEGVLKLTAFHILLAFRTAAPEDLLLAFIRHKADINAENLTSARPLQMLATQGQVKNMEILLREGVVEIDDTDIQGTTALQEAIASLHIDAARLLLEHGADPEFTDTLKRTSLHLACRRGATDIAKLLVEHGCDVNIVDVHGWTPFFIALLGKLEGSHKTASLILDALVQREIPLADINKAGRSGRTALRQAASRGFDDIVSKMIQVSIERDDAAALAIDVKDEKKGMTALHRAALGGHVECVRLLLEAKADASIKDTSSRTALVLAYEQWAVVHTPAFEDTIALLISADPTAAIQDSSLIATCAANGSVKLLKQLWSLNADFSRPDHFGWRPIELVRNSGSEEAEEFLQEQNTWVKNLPSRWSTSLPGATAIGAKSVGADGITIRHLSAKEVSVSADKPLPPGLDRYYYEITIKDTPSLPESETLLWHKARPPKPMVALGFSSVGAAGVKFPGETVMESDVNPNAKSWAYNSRAGEIYASDGSGTNFIGMAYGEVGDVIGVGVDLAQREMWATKNGVKVGVYDDEDGDISGRLFPIVGFGGFVQFEVNFGGPGREFVWKGEQEEEEEEEEGSQGDDEGEDGVDGGDGDEKEEE, from the exons ATGGGTTCGCCACCCCATCGCAGTCTCTACGATGAGGCTTTTGAGCGGTTCAAAAAGTCGAAGCACGAGCGTTATACCGATCCAAAAGAGGTGGCCGTCCTCAATGAGTTCCTGCGTGAATATGCCGGACCAGAAGACGCCAAGGAAGCCGCCCAGCAGTTGCAGGCAGCTACTGGCAAGAAGTATGGCAACAAGAAGCTGGCCGATGTGGAAATTCCAGAATCGTGGatcaccaacatcatggAGAACATCGACAACTTCATCACGGCCGGAGACTACCTGACGGAAGGGGCTCCAGAAAGCGTCGGGCTGGCCTGGTACGCCGTCAAGCTAACCCTGACAGCCATCCACAGCAACTACGAGCTTTATAAGTTTTTTGGCACGGCCCTCAGCGATATCAGTGAGATTATGATCATCGTTCGTCATTACGACCGACTCTACGATGAACGCGGCAAAAAGCCCGACTGGAAGCCCAGTCCGCTGGTGGAGAAGCTGTTCCAGGATGTGACGGAAACCTACGTGGCCGTCCTCGATTTTTCGTTTGCTGTGAAGCGTCATATCACGGCTGGGTCGTTTGCTCGGCTCAAGCATGGCCTCAAGGACTTTTTCGGGTCTAACAAG CGCGAGACAATTGCTATCctcaaaaagaaaatcctCGAGGGCAGCCAGGGTGCCTTCCAAGACAAGACTCTTTCCCAGCTCCAGGGTGTGTCGTCAGTTGTGGCCGATATTGCCAGCTCTATCAAGCAGTTCGAGACCTTCCACCACAAGATTGACATGATTACCCAGAGAATGGACGAGCTGGCCAGCAATACCAAGCGCAAGTCTCCGTGGGACTTTGCCCTGGAAGACTACAAGGCATACCAGGAAGCGCTGCAACCGCTAGAAGGGTGTCGGAGAGTTTTGGGTGACACCATTGATGCGCTTGTTGCGATGCCTGAAGGCACTTGCAGCTGGGTCTTCGAGGAGCCGGACTATGAGACGTGGGAGCAGTCGGACGAGTGTGAGATGTTGTGCATTACGGGCGAAGAAGGAACTGGAAAATCCTATGTCATGGCGTCCATTATCAGACAGTTCCTCCCAGGccagggtgatgatgacgaggacgaggaggatgcatGGAACCCGGATACCGCCTACCTTTACGTCACCTGCAATCCTGACGCCAAGGAAGGCAAAGATCAAGTCATCACAGCCGAGACGGTTCTGCACACACTGCTTTCTCAGCTCTATGAGTTGGCCCTGGAGACAAAGAACGCGAGTCTTCTGGAGAGCTGCACTGCGGTGTTCAAGGCCGCAAAAGCAAACTTGCAAAATGCCCAGCCCCACGAGAGAGAGCGCATGTCCGAGTTTCCGCAGTTCGTTGGAGGATTTTGCAAGCTGGTCCGTCTTTTGCAAAGAGAtgtggtcgtggtggttgatggaaTCAGCAAGTCAACCCTCGAGGGTCAACACCAGCGAACGCTCCTTCGGGAACTTCGTTCTCTTCGGGGCCAAGTCGACGAATTGGTCAAGAATCACATTCTCATTCTTGTTGGGTGCAGCTCTCCCACAACGTTTCAGAACGACTATCAGCATGACGAGGAGTTTCCCAACCAGTTGATCATTGATGTTGGCGAAGGCAATGGGAAAGATCTCCGAGCGTTCCTGGCGGATGAACTCGGCAACATCCCAGGCCTCACCTCCAAGGAACGCGAGGAGGCTACGGTTGCTATCCTGGACAAGGCCCAGTCCAAGTTCTCGTATCTTGTCAAGACTGCCATCCCGTTTATGAAGGAACCGTTCCAGCGACCGCTCTCCAAACGGCTTTTGGAGCTCCCGGGTGGTCTGGGGGATGTGTATTCCAAGGCCCTACGCAACCTAAAGCCCAACTACGTCGGTCTTCTCAAGACTGCCCTCACGTGGGTTGTGCTCGCCAAAGACAACCAAATCTCAGCACGAGAAGTCATGGACGACTTTCAGGGTACTTACACCAGCCCCGTGGTTGATGTCTCCAGCGACAACACAGAGGATGACCTCGCCTTTGAGCACATTTCAAGTCTGGAAAGGGAACAGCTCCTGCAGGCAGTGGAAGGCATTCTGAAACTCAGCTCTGTCGAGGGCAGGTTCATGGTTCATGCGCCCATCGGAGAGCTTGACGATATCGAGGATTTCTTTTGCAGCTCTAGCGGTGCGACTGCTGAAGCGGATAACGAACTGGAAGCCGCCGAACTCTGCGCAAAGTGCAAAACGAGTGATGCCATGCACAAGGCTCTGAAGATCGACGCTCGCGAAGGGCATTTGCAGCTGGCTCTGGCTTGTCTGCGACATCTCAACCACCCTCTGTTCCAGAAACACGCTGGCTTGTCAAGCATTCCGGAGTCCAAGGTTCCAGATTTTCAAATGGAGGCTCTGCCCCCAAAACATATGCTGACTGAGAAAATGGTGCTGCCGTTGGAGAATtccgatgacgaggaagatgttgTTGATCCCAGTCTCTTCGATCGTGAGCATTTCAACTCCTgggaagacgaagaagacagCGACTCATCTTCTGAGACGGAACCTACGCACCACTTGAGATACGAGCTTCTCAATTGGGCATACCATGTTCGCAAGGCTGAGGAGCTGTTTTCACCAGAGGAGAGGACTTACAGCAGCCTGTGGTCCCAGCTGATGACAGAACTTGACGCCTTTTCCTCCAAAACTGATCTCTTTTTTGCTTGGCAAACGAGCCAGCCGACCTCGAATCCGCCAGAGGAACGCAAGTACACTCTTGCCAGCGGCTCCCACAAGCCGCTGCATGTTGCTGCCTATCTTGGGCTGACTAGCTGGGCCGAGCGTCTACTTGAGGCTGGTGCCGATGTCAACGAAGTCTGCAATGGTTTCACCCCAGTCCAGGTGGCAGCTTCAGTTGGGAATAGGTTGGATATGATGAAACTTCTGCTCGAGAAGGGCGCAGACCCAAATTCGAAATCCAAATGGGGGTTCAACGCTTTTCACTACTGGATCAGAAATGACCAGCAGCTTGAGGGCGTCCAGTTGTTGCTTCAACATGGCGCTGATGCTCGCATCAGGAACGAACCCTACGGCTGGACACCGCTACATCTGTTTGCCCGAGAGGGAACAGATCCAGCAGTGTTGGCTGCCCTGTTGGAGCATGGCGCAGAGATTGACGCCCCTGAGGGAGTGCTAAAACTCACCGCGTTCCACATTCTGCTTGCTTTCAGGACTGCAGCACCCGAAGATCTTTTGCTTGCCTTCATTAGACACAAGGCTGACATCAACGCCGAGAACCTTACCTCGGCCCGTCCTCTGCAGATGCTCGCAACGCAGGGCCAGGTTAAGAACATGGAGATTCTTCTACGTGAGGGTGTTGTCGAGATCGATGACACGGATATTCAAGGGACAACTGCTTTGCAAGAAGCCATTGCCAGCTTGCATATTGATGCCGCCCGCTTACTGCTTGAGCATGGTGCTGATCCCGAATTTACCGACACGCTCAAGAGGACTTCTTTGCATCTGGCGTGCCGAAGAGGAGCAACAGATATTGCCAAACTGCTTGTTGAGCACGGCTGTGACGTGAACATCGTCGACGTCCATGGCTGGACGCCTTTTTTCATTGCCCTTCTGGGGAAACTAGAAGGGAGCCACAAGACTGCGTCCCTGATTCTCGACGCGCTTGTGCAGCGTGAAATTCCCCTTGCGGACATCAACAAGGCTGGACGTAGCGGCAGAACTGCCCTTCGACAAGCGGCATCTCGCGGGTTTGATGACATTGTGTCAAAGATGATTCAGGTATCTATTGAGCGCGACGACGCTGCCGCTCTTGCCATCGACGTCAAGGACGAAAAGAAGGGAATGACGGCTCTGCACCGTGCTGCCCTGGGAGGCCACGTCGAGTGCGTCCGCTTGCTGTTGGAGGCAAAAGCGGACGCCTCTATCAAGGACACCTCCTCTCGAACTGCTCTCGTGTTGGCTTACGAACAGTGGGCAGTAGTCCACACTCCCGCCTTCGAGGACACGatcgccctcctcatctcggCCGATCCCACCGCCGCGATTCAAGACTCCTCCTTGATCGCGACCTGTGCCGCCAACGGAAGcgtcaagctcctcaagcaACTCTGGTCCCTCAACGCAGACTTTAGCCGCCCAGACCACTTCGGCTGGCGCCCCATCGAGCTGGTGCGCAACTCGGGAAGCGAGGAAGCGGAAGAGTTTCTCCAGGAGCAGAACACCTGGGTGAAGAACCTGCCATCTCGGTGGTCGACCTCTTTACCTGGTGCCACTGCCATCGGCGCCAAGAGCGTAGGAGCGGATGGTATTACGATACGACACCTCTCCGCGAAGGAGGTGTCCGTTTCGGCCGACAAGCCCCTTCCTCCGGGGTTGGATCGTTACTACTACGAGATCACCATCAAGGACACTCCTTCTCTCCCAGAGTCGGAGACTCTGCTTTGGCACAAGGCTAGGCCACCGAAGCCAATGGTGGCACTTGGATTCAGTTCTGTCGGGGCGGCGGGTGTGAAGTTCCCTGGTGAGACCGTCATGGAGAGTGACGTCAACCCGAACGCCAAGTCGTGGGCTTACAACTCGCGGGCTGGGGAGATTTATGCTTCTGATGGGTCGGGGACGAATTTTATTGGGATGGCTtatggggaggtgggtgatgtGATTGGCGTTGGGGTGGATTTGGCCCAGAGGGAGATGTGGGCTACGAAGAACGGGGTCAAAGTGGGTGtgtatgatgatgaggatggagaCATATCGGGGAGGTTGTTTCCTattgttgggtttggggggtttgtgcAGTTTGAGGTTAACTTTGGAGGGCCTGGGAGGGAGTTTGTTTGGAAGGgcgagcaggaggaggaggaggaggaggaggag ggcagtcaaggggatgatgagggagaagatggggTCGATgggggtgacggtgacgagaaagaggaagagtAG
- the XYL2_1 gene encoding Endo-1,4-beta-xylanase 2 (EggNog:ENOG503NWA4; COG:G; CAZy:GH10), giving the protein MESETRYIGGWPFQPNRFFFSYPVIPAESHPPSKMKASLMLLLAPLVSAAPTVEHRQASQSIDALFKAKGKEFYGTATDQGRLQAGRNAAIIEANFGQVTPENSMKWESLNPRQGQYNWGQADYLVNWATERNKTIRGHTFVWHSQLAGWVNQINNRDQLTRVIQEHIRTVGGRYKGKIYHWDVINEMFNEDGSLRNSVFSRVLGESFVKIAFDAARETDPSAKLYINDYNLDQPNYAKVTRGMVANVNKWLSQGIPIDGIGTQGHLQSGQGNGLAQTIKVLAATSVKEVAVTELDIQNNNSNDYVAVTRGCLEEPKCRSITVWGVRDQDSWRPQGNPLLFDSNYNAKANYNAIVQFLSQ; this is encoded by the exons ATGGAATCTGAGACTAGGTATATAGGAGGCTGGCCCTTCCAACCTAACCGCTTCTTTTTCAGCTACCCAGTCATCCCAGCCGAGTCTCACCCACCGTCAAAGATGAAGGCCAGTCTTATGCTTCTGTTGGCACCGTTGGTGTCAGCGGCTCCCACCGTCGAGCACCGTCAGGCTTCCCAGAGCATCGACGCGCTCTtcaaggccaagggcaaggagtTCTATGGCACTGCCACCGATCAGGGCCGTCTTCAGGCTGGCCGGAACGCCGCCATTATCGAGGCCAACTTCGGTCAGGTCACTCCCGAGAACAGCATGAAGTGGGAGAGTCTCAACCCCCGCCAGGGCCAGTACAACTGGGGCCAGGCTGACTACCTCGTCAACTGGGCCACCGAGCGCAACAAGACCATCCGTGGCCACACCTTTGTCTGGCACTCTCAGCTCGCCGGCTGGGTCAACCAGATCAACAACCGTGACCAGCTCACGCGTGTGATCCAGGAGCACATCCGCACCGTCGGTGGCCGCTACAAGGGCAAGATCTACCACTGG GATGTGATCAACGAGATGTTCAACGAGGATGGCTCGCTCCGCAACAGCGTCTTCTCTCGTGTCCTCGGCGAGAGCTTCGTCAAGATTGCCTTCGACGCCGCTCGCGAGACCGACCCCTCGGCCAAGCTCTACATCAACGACTACAACCTCGACCAGCCCAACTACGCCAAGGTCACCCGCGGCATGGTTGCCAACGTCAACAAGTGGCTGTCTCAGGGTATCCCCATCGACGGTATCGGTACTCAGGGCCATCTTCAGTCCGGCCAGGGCAATGGTCTTGCCCAGaccatcaaggttctcgcTGCCACCAGCGTCAAGGAGGTCGCCGTTACCGAGCTCGACATccagaacaacaacagcaacgactACGTCGCCGTGACCCGTGGCTGCTTGGAGGAGCCCAAGTGCCGTTCCATTACCGTCTGGGGTGTCCGTGACCAGGATTCGTGGCGCCCTCAGGGCAACCCTCTCCTGTTCGACAGCAACTACAACGCCAAGGCCAACTACAACGCCATTGTGCAGTTCCTGTCGCAGTAA
- a CDS encoding hypothetical protein (COG:S; EggNog:ENOG503Q4RR) — MSASNPSSSSSSSHHHSHKQNDSINSLSSLSPRTRLDSRDHRYNSRAPVNSNNPPPQVTHNKRRSSIYTTFPPAASIKPNPPRSSSLFPGPAATGSGSGSGSPTRATAHAPPVFRDVVFNDPQPTGTPASRNEPQTIHKRGHSRSSSAGLSDGFRNLNRWSASTASSRASNFAGFTKRVSTEFLGGAFGKSRPSTADESPRSGATRTASRPRSDSPVPAPIPPLETLPPILTGPSLEDEVFESDVLTQSSVAPIEPPRRRIARPAEEIDPDWDGTPQLSEQESGSSLQRLGPAITLRPADPITPTDTTVMTMPYTQNGQPRGHSRNRSTGAKGSVDTNGSSRSREKEREREKERERERAGKPPSQKAMLSRALQKANTAVQLDNVQNFEAARRAYAEACTVLQQVLMRTNGEEDRRKLDAIHQTYTNRIQELDEQLADIEPEGKELPERPESYEFHEPIYHAQVNGREREYEREPTSAVSRHAPRPSFTPRAPPPNLSVDTSRAGPQNGTTSYLTEQYSLQSAFSRARTGSGTPVQGQSQNGFMPRPLSPLRRPSSPANPPPPPPDNGHSDRTQQQPDYLMSGARLGAYDAQVGHQRVNSHESVSWLDPIDESEASSVSSVHSRSSSKIVRKHIRAASGDTEAEFDAALDDAIEAAYDDGYELEQTYQGQNQGCGEDGGRADEERRQAELAQDRIRDEERDALALATEREQRLRLEMQREDEEYRRQEAIGEEFWEDHEAEEEERMLDEMTRGYALDQFSFDNNRTGPPIPRESDSSGLTSRTWHSSMGSNPPHTATTVMTPISDKNAALPRLPDSLPPPPSHALPPPPPQTVGSQGSNQTVRNRRLSGQNAAQLKIETSKLAPPTGLATASSAVPSQPKSAGNYIVQQRQALSAGPSRLMGAFSSRATPSPGPAGPDDDDAPPLPLGFVHEHEASRSASPALTRPTLRSNFSSASLKSMKSRNLSISHMDDGDMSPGTPSSNQFGMGGSSTRLPSIPALPEAYKDRANSTAAGGMHLLDSHLHSFDAPGSPNPLLPDAPVALEPCPNDTLLRPFWLMRCLYQTLCHPRGGYVSNKLFVPRGVWQMKGVKLKNVEDKIANCDLLTAALQKLARVDTCDADLVLEEMQSLENVLEQIQAALSRKLGSEVGVQGSGTMFKDASGMEAEAASMPRSGSVAGKGSSFSWRRLRSKNSSANLPGLASSYGGKGGSGGGGGGANASTVSHESTVKDALLASLPMTSHPTSRPAKRDVGNVLFTGPNAGYMSSLARLFDAAQSIDQIARQVDDPGLRHADKTQVGLELCTRHAAEFFAFYICRFVLTDLTMLLDKFVKRGAEWVLV; from the exons ATGTCCGCATCGAatccgtcctcctcctcctcctcctcccaccatcaCTCCCACAAACAAAACGACTCGATCAACTCGCTCTCGTCGCTGTCGCCACGCACCCGGCTGGACAGCCGAGACCACCGATACAATAGCAGAGCCCCTGTCAATAGTaacaaccctcccccccaagtCACACACAACAAGCGTCGCTCTTCCATTTACACCACCTTCCCTCCCGCCGCGTCGATCAAGCCGAACCCTCCACGAAGCTCTTCGCTTTTTCCTGGACCGGCAGCCACAGGATCAGGATCAGGATCAGGATCACCAACTCGAGCAACAGCGCATGCGCCTCCCGTCTTCCGCGACGTCGTGTTCAATGACCCTCAGCCCACGGGCACCCCTGCCAGCAGAAACGAACCCCAAACAATCCACAAGAGGGGCCATTCTCGGTCGAGTAGCGCTGGACTGAGCGACGGGTTTCGCAACCTCAATCGGTGGTCAGCGTCCACAGCATCCAGTCGTGCATCGAACTTTGCCGGCTTCACCAAGCGGGTAAGCACCGAATTTCTCGGCGGTGCCTTTGGAAAGAGCAGGCCGTCGACAGCGGACGAGTCTCCACGCTCGGGAGCCACCCGCACTGCAAGCCGGCCCCGCAGCGACTCCCCCGTACCAGCGCCGATCCCGCCCTTGGAGACATTGCCGCCCATTTTGACCGGGCCGTCGCTGGAGGACGAGGTCTTTGAGTCTGATGTGCTGACACAGTCTTCTGTTGCGCCAATCGAACCGCCGCGACGACGCATTGCGAGACCGGCCGAAGAAATTGACCCTGACTGGGATGGTACACCGCAGCTTTCCGAGCAAGAGTCAGGATCGTCGCTGCAGCGGCTAGGGCCCGCGATCACGCTGCGCCCAGCTGATCCCATCACGCCGACCGATACTACCGTTATGACCATGCCCTACACACAGAATGGGCAGCCCAGGGGCCACTCGCGAAACCGCTCAACCGGGGCCAAGGGGAGCGTAGACACGAATGGGTCCTCGAGGAGtcgggagaaggagagagaaagagagaaagaaagggagCGAGAGAGGGCGGGGAAGCCACCGTCCCAAAAGGCCATGCTATCGAGAGCGTTGCAAAAGGCGAACACGGCTGTGCAGCTTGACAACGTCCAGAATTTCGAAGCTGCAAGACGGGCATACGCCGAGGCGTGTACCGTGCTCCAACAGGTGCTGATGCGAACgaatggcgaggaggataggaggaagctggatGCCATC CACCAAACCTACACAAACCGAATACAAGAGTTGGACGAACAGCTGGCCGACATTGAACCGGAGGGCAAGGAGCTACCTGAACGACCGGAGAGCTACGAATTCCACGAGCCCATATACCACGCGCAGGTCAACGGCAGAGAGAGGGAGTACGAGAGAGAGCCGACGTCTGCAGTATCGAGACACGCACCCAGACCAAGCTTCACTCCGCGGGCGCCACCGCCCAACTTATCCGTGGACACGTCGAGGGCCGGCCCCCAAAACGGCACGACAAGCTACCTTACCGAGCAGTATTCTCTGCAGTCTGCTTTTTCGAGAGCCAGGACTGGCAGCGGGACACCGGTCCAGGGGCAATCACAAAATGGATTCATGCCACGTCCGCTGTCACCTTTGAGGCGACCGTCATCTCCAGCAAAtcccccgcctccaccaccggacAATGGGCACTCCGACCgcacacaacaacagcccgACTATCTCATGTCGGGCGCTCGTCTTGGCGCATATGATGCTCAGGTGGGTCACCAGAGAGTAAACAGCCACGAGTCAGTATCGTGGCTTGATCCGATCGACGAGTCCGAGGCTTCTAGTGTGTCCTCTGTCCATTCGAGATCATCGTCCAAGATTGTTCGAAAACACATCCGAGCTGCGAGCGGAGACACGGAGGCCGAGTTTGATGCCGCGCTGGACGACGCCATCGAGGCCGCGTACGATGATGGCTACGAACTGGAACAAACATATCAAGGTCAAAACCAAGGGtgcggggaggatggtggcagGGCTGATGAGGAACGACGCCAAGCTGAGCTTGCGCAAGACAGAATAAGGGACGAGGAACGAGACGCCTTGGCGCTGGCCACGGAGCGAGAGCAGAGGTTGCGACTGGAGATGCAACGGGAAGATGAGGAATATCGACGGCAGGAAGCGATAGGGGAGGAGTTTTGGGAGGATCACGaggccgaagaagaagaacgcATGCTGGATGAGATGACCAGAGGGTACGCCTTGGACCAGTTTTCGTTTGACAATAACCGGACAGGGCCGCCGATACCACGAGAGTCGGATTCGAGCGGGCTGACGAGCCGGACGTGGCACAGCTCCATGGGATCAAACCCACCGCACACGGCCACCACCGTCATGACGCCCATCAGTGACAAGAACGCGGCGCTGCCTCGTTTGCCCGactcgctgccgccgcccccTTCTCACGCATTGCCGCCTCCGCCCCCGCAAACTGTCGGTTCTCAAGGCTCCAACCAGACGGTGCGAAACAGACGTCTTTCGGGACAAAATGCAGCGCAGCTCAAGATCGAGACGTCGAAGCTTGCACCTCCGACCGGTCTTGCCACGGCTTCCTCTGCTGTCCCATCACAGCCGAAGTCGGCCGGGAATTACATTGTTCAGCAACGGCAGGCTCTGTCAGCGGGACCCAGCCGTTTGATGGGTGCTTTTTCGTCAAGAGCCACACCGTCTCCCGGTCCCGCGGGGCcggacgatgacgatgccCCGCCGTTGCCCCTGGGTTTCGTCCACGAGCACGAAGCCTCTCGTTCTGCCTCGCCAGCCTTGACGCGCCCGACGCTACGAAGCAACTTCTCGTCGGCGAGTTTGAAGAGCATGAAGTCGCGCAATTTGTCCATTTCGCACATGGACGATGGAGACATGTCGCCCGGGACACCCTCGAGCAACCAGTTCGGCATGGGGGGCTCCAGCACACGCCTACCTTCAATCCCGGCACTCCCCGAGGCGTACAAGGACCGAGCCAACAgcactgctgctggggggaTGCATCTGTTGGACAGCCACCTTCACAGCTTTGACGCGCCTGGGTCGCCGAACCCTTTGTTGCCCGATGCTCCTGTCGCGCTGGAGCCGTGTCCGAATGATACCCTGCTGAGACCGTTTTGGCTGATGAGGTGTTTGTATCAGACGCTGTGCCATCCGCGAGGAGGGTACGTGAGCAACAAGCTTTTCGTGCCGAGGGGTGTCTGGCAGATGAAGGGGGTCAAGCTGAAGAACGTGGAGGACAAGATTGCCAATTGTGATCTCTTGACGGCGGCGCTTCAGAAGCTGGCGAGGGTGGACACGTGCGATGCTGActtggtgctggaggagatgCAATCGCTTGAGAATGTGTTGGAGCAAATCCAGGCTGCGCTGTCGAGGAAGCTGGGCAGTGAGGTTGGTGTTCAGGGGAGCGGGACCATGTTCAAGGACGCGAGCGggatggaggcggaggcggcgtcGATGCCTAGGTCGGGGAGCGTGGCCGGCAAGGGGAGCAGTTTTtcttggaggaggctgaggagcaaGAACAGTTCGGCGAATCTGCCTGGGTTGGCGAGTTCGTAtggcgggaagggggggagtggtggtggtggaggaggggcgaATGCTTCTACTGTTAGCCACGAGTCGACGGTAAAGGATGCGTTGTTGGCGAGCTTGCCCATGACGAGTCATCCCACGAGCAGGCCGGCGAAGAGGGATGTTGGGAATGTGTTGTTTACGGGGCCGAATGCGGGTTACATGAGCTCGTTGGCGAGATTGTTCGATGCTGCGCAGTCGATCG ATCAGATTGCGCGACAGGTCGACGACCCCGGACTGCGTCACGCCGACAAGACGCAGGTTGGGCTTGAGCTCTGCACCCGGCATGCGGCCGAGTTTTTTGCGTTTTACATCTGCCGCTTTGTGCTGACCGACTTGACGATGCTGTTGGACAAGTttgtgaagaggggggcTGAGTGGGTGCTTGTGTAG